One genomic segment of Leptospira sp. WS92.C1 includes these proteins:
- a CDS encoding C1 family peptidase has product MRTLKYSIISWILFFCISVSIFPQPSTRSLGMKQESPEFLSSLKETNPYGISHRGLASSLDLSSSMPPVGNQGEQGSCVAWSTAYATKSFQEYMERKNSKNWSLQTRDGDPDYSKVFSPAFIYNQINGGRDNGSLISDAMRVIVEQGAAPWDKMPYDPGDYRKRPSQEAIAIAGKFKAKEFLRVKTTDLSEVKAQLSEGKPVVAGVLVYENLFNLKGNQIYKDGVGKTYGGHAIAIVGYDDSKNAVKFINSWGKDWGDNGYGYIDYRWFTKICQGAYVMVDQVEAVSDQGKPDSQTEEPNVTITDSNPLPPASVTASQGSFSDRVVVNWSVVSGAVGYEVHRKSPGDSGFSKIGLSATNGFNDDGIQPNLAYKYKILTLTDTSSSELYPGEAIGFAKTEELKPPPKILGLKATQGQYDNKVELSWEPAEAFTEYQIYKWNQTQKRYNPIGKSKTNSYTDLSAAKKGITEYYVVLAQLNGKYGESSDAANGYTAQPKIPPAKPLGLVATRGAYQSKIELRWKKVSGASKYLVFRYVKSGWIGGGAWEKISETGKEEFVDENLPSRFAYYSVTAVNPEGKNGPFSSYAYGYTDPNKQRGVKLSSPENLKGVLDAKSAKINLSWDKVSEASEYYVFRKKRKESKWTFLASAGIKTSFTADIPDKETIFLYSVTSKSDLGGESDYSIPTSAVLSLAVTAPKKRTFGGDSTLEKFKGPWTAMAWDGSTNGVSQVLLEIESQDNVNYVVKFNKKKIFEGKYVEESPIIDKDGKFKIEIEKSGDALSVTMKDGSIVSQKSNLSFLKE; this is encoded by the coding sequence ATGAGAACTTTAAAATATTCTATCATATCGTGGATTTTATTTTTTTGTATATCGGTTTCCATTTTCCCCCAACCTTCCACGAGATCTTTGGGAATGAAACAGGAGTCTCCTGAGTTTCTCTCCTCTTTAAAGGAAACAAATCCGTATGGAATTTCGCATCGAGGTCTTGCTTCGAGTTTGGATCTTTCTTCTTCCATGCCTCCCGTGGGAAATCAGGGGGAACAAGGTAGTTGTGTGGCTTGGTCCACTGCCTATGCTACTAAAAGTTTTCAGGAATACATGGAAAGAAAGAATTCCAAAAACTGGTCTTTGCAAACTAGGGATGGAGATCCGGATTACAGTAAAGTTTTTTCTCCTGCATTTATTTACAATCAAATCAACGGTGGACGAGACAACGGTTCTTTGATTTCGGACGCGATGCGAGTCATTGTCGAACAAGGAGCCGCTCCTTGGGATAAGATGCCCTACGATCCGGGAGATTACAGAAAACGTCCTTCTCAGGAAGCGATTGCCATCGCTGGAAAATTCAAGGCGAAAGAATTTTTAAGAGTCAAAACAACGGATTTGAGCGAAGTCAAAGCTCAACTCTCCGAAGGAAAACCTGTCGTAGCCGGTGTGCTCGTCTATGAAAATCTTTTTAATCTCAAGGGAAATCAGATCTATAAGGACGGAGTAGGAAAAACATACGGAGGACATGCCATAGCGATTGTGGGATATGACGATTCTAAGAATGCAGTCAAATTTATCAATTCCTGGGGTAAAGACTGGGGAGATAACGGATACGGTTATATAGACTATCGTTGGTTTACAAAGATCTGTCAGGGTGCCTATGTTATGGTGGATCAGGTGGAAGCAGTGAGCGATCAAGGCAAACCGGATTCTCAAACGGAGGAACCGAACGTTACAATCACCGATTCCAACCCGCTTCCTCCCGCTTCTGTCACCGCTTCCCAAGGAAGTTTTTCAGATCGTGTTGTCGTCAATTGGTCTGTCGTTTCCGGTGCGGTCGGCTATGAAGTTCATAGAAAAAGTCCCGGAGATTCCGGTTTTTCTAAGATCGGTTTGTCTGCGACAAACGGTTTTAACGATGACGGTATTCAGCCGAATCTTGCATACAAATATAAGATTCTTACGTTAACCGACACGTCCTCTTCCGAACTTTATCCGGGAGAAGCGATCGGATTTGCAAAGACGGAAGAATTAAAACCTCCTCCGAAAATTTTAGGACTCAAAGCCACACAAGGACAGTATGATAACAAAGTGGAGTTGAGTTGGGAGCCCGCCGAGGCGTTTACCGAATATCAGATTTACAAATGGAATCAGACTCAAAAAAGATACAATCCGATCGGCAAATCGAAAACCAACAGTTATACGGATCTGTCTGCTGCCAAAAAAGGGATTACCGAATATTATGTGGTTTTAGCTCAGCTAAACGGAAAATACGGAGAGTCTTCAGATGCGGCTAACGGTTATACCGCGCAACCTAAAATTCCGCCGGCAAAACCTTTAGGGCTTGTGGCAACGAGAGGCGCGTATCAGAGTAAAATCGAATTACGATGGAAAAAAGTTTCCGGGGCATCCAAATATCTTGTGTTCCGATACGTTAAGTCCGGATGGATCGGCGGAGGAGCATGGGAAAAAATTTCAGAAACCGGTAAAGAAGAGTTTGTGGATGAAAATCTTCCTTCGCGTTTCGCATATTATTCGGTGACTGCGGTCAATCCGGAGGGAAAGAACGGTCCTTTTTCGAGTTATGCATACGGATATACGGATCCGAACAAACAAAGAGGAGTAAAGCTGTCTTCTCCTGAAAATCTAAAAGGCGTTTTGGACGCAAAATCGGCAAAAATTAATTTGAGCTGGGATAAGGTTTCGGAAGCATCCGAATATTATGTTTTTCGTAAGAAGCGTAAAGAATCCAAGTGGACTTTTCTCGCTTCCGCAGGGATAAAAACCTCTTTTACTGCGGATATTCCGGATAAGGAAACTATCTTTTTATATTCGGTGACTTCCAAATCGGATTTGGGTGGAGAAAGTGATTATTCCATTCCTACTTCTGCGGTATTATCGTTGGCGGTGACCGCTCCTAAAAAGAGGACGTTTGGTGGGGATTCTACGCTTGAAAAGTTTAAAGGACCGTGGACCGCGATGGCTTGGGATGGATCAACGAACGGCGTCAGTCAGGTTCTTTTAGAAATTGAAAGCCAAGATAACGTGAACTACGTGGTAAAGTTCAATAAAAAGAAAATTTTCGAAGGAAAATACGTTGAAGAATCTCCAATCATAGACAAGGACGGAAAGTTTAAGATCGAGATCGAAAAATCCGGAGATGCTTTATCGGTAACGATGAAAGACGGATCGATCGTAAGTCAAAAATCCAATCTATCCTTTTTGAAGGAATGA
- a CDS encoding MotA/TolQ/ExbB proton channel family protein, with product MTMYLVEYGETFIFIIMLIASIVALAVGAERILIFRKSLKNTEAILPTLTAEIRNGNLNSITSLASENPGNIYAKFSQFSVENYGAGHDGLSELQEGRIIGERIDLENHLSILNTLGNNAPFIGLLGTVLGVIKAFYGLGTLGSTGAEFVMRSISTALLATAAGLGVAIPVVMANNYFSRKLKIIQANLEILSREFLASLSRKK from the coding sequence ATGACCATGTATTTAGTTGAATACGGCGAGACTTTCATTTTTATTATTATGCTTATTGCAAGTATTGTTGCGCTCGCAGTAGGAGCCGAAAGAATTTTAATTTTTCGTAAAAGTCTCAAAAACACAGAGGCGATCCTTCCGACCTTAACCGCCGAAATCAGAAATGGAAATTTAAATTCGATAACGTCATTGGCCTCTGAAAATCCCGGTAACATCTATGCAAAGTTTTCCCAGTTCTCTGTTGAAAATTACGGGGCGGGGCACGACGGTCTTTCCGAACTCCAAGAAGGAAGAATTATCGGAGAGCGAATCGATCTTGAAAATCATCTATCGATTTTAAACACGTTAGGCAACAACGCCCCTTTTATCGGGCTTCTTGGAACCGTACTGGGCGTGATCAAGGCGTTCTATGGTCTTGGAACCTTGGGAAGTACAGGAGCCGAATTTGTTATGCGAAGCATTTCCACCGCACTTCTTGCAACGGCAGCCGGACTGGGTGTTGCGATTCCTGTGGTAATGGCAAACAATTACTTTTCGCGTAAATTGAAAATCATTCAGGCAAATTTGGAAATTCTATCTAGAGAGTTTCTTGCAAGTTTGTCCCGCAAGAAGTAA
- a CDS encoding diguanylate phosphodiesterase translates to MTTSKSPKIRSFDEGAIEQFKNVFINENRGKPIVLLRFQDIKSLSFLDFLQIVPIKISELHPGAENHYSYYCYGDKKNLLIGVAPILIDGSNNGFLNFDSVLGKFREVSIKSGAMNFDFGIARTQCNYISYVDEIFHELEVSSLKNLKDNLIRWSWTYLNRVNDYFAGEKADAVIQPIIHYNHKAHTYSMKGGEVFVGGEAYAGYADLIRDIPHDQDLNRIELLILEKLTMCCNGAPGLLKFNISPQTLIDTFDTDEKVTRFHNLLLNQNLNPALVRMELIEKPYEEAEITLKSVCKRFWNFGISFAADDFGVKSQSHQIVLDLGEMIKEFKLDPISFKFKADQDLTKFLDNLAFIDYCRRLSDNREAIITAEALEDIDSLNFLIAHQVYYFQANLFCTKISIEEYKEIFHEMQDLPESVVNKILNSEELFLKLKENGNIFKLSRELGLIS, encoded by the coding sequence ATGACAACTTCCAAGAGTCCGAAGATCCGCTCCTTTGACGAAGGAGCAATTGAACAATTTAAAAACGTCTTTATCAATGAGAATCGCGGCAAACCGATCGTCCTTCTTCGATTTCAAGATATCAAGTCTCTATCTTTTTTAGATTTTCTCCAAATCGTTCCGATTAAAATCTCCGAACTACATCCGGGCGCGGAAAATCATTATTCTTATTATTGTTATGGCGACAAAAAAAACCTGCTCATCGGAGTTGCGCCGATTTTGATCGACGGATCCAACAATGGATTTTTAAACTTCGATTCCGTTTTGGGAAAATTCAGAGAGGTTTCCATCAAAAGTGGAGCCATGAATTTCGATTTCGGAATCGCCAGAACCCAATGCAATTATATTTCCTATGTGGATGAAATCTTTCATGAATTGGAGGTATCGTCGCTCAAAAATCTGAAAGACAATTTGATTCGTTGGAGCTGGACCTATCTCAATCGCGTCAACGATTACTTCGCTGGTGAAAAAGCGGACGCGGTCATACAACCGATCATCCACTACAATCATAAGGCTCATACATATTCGATGAAGGGTGGGGAAGTATTCGTAGGAGGAGAAGCTTATGCCGGTTATGCGGATCTCATCCGGGACATTCCCCACGACCAAGATCTGAATCGGATCGAACTTTTGATTTTGGAAAAACTGACGATGTGTTGTAACGGAGCGCCCGGTCTTTTAAAGTTTAATATTTCTCCGCAGACATTGATCGATACCTTTGATACGGACGAAAAAGTAACCCGATTTCACAACCTTCTTCTCAATCAGAACCTAAATCCTGCTTTGGTTCGTATGGAGTTGATCGAAAAACCATACGAAGAAGCGGAGATCACTCTCAAAAGCGTCTGTAAACGATTTTGGAATTTCGGAATCAGTTTTGCCGCAGACGATTTCGGGGTCAAAAGTCAAAGCCACCAAATCGTTTTGGATTTGGGAGAAATGATCAAGGAATTCAAATTGGATCCGATCAGTTTTAAATTCAAAGCAGATCAGGATCTGACAAAATTTTTAGACAACCTCGCGTTTATCGATTATTGTAGAAGATTATCCGATAATCGGGAAGCGATCATCACTGCGGAAGCCCTTGAGGACATCGATTCTCTTAACTTTTTAATCGCCCACCAAGTTTACTACTTTCAGGCGAATCTATTTTGCACAAAAATTTCAATCGAAGAATATAAAGAGATCTTTCATGAAATGCAGGATTTGCCCGAATCGGTGGTAAATAAAATTTTAAACTCTGAAGAATTGTTTCTAAAGTTAAAAGAGAATGGAAATATTTTCAAACTTTCCAGAGAATTAGGACTAATTTCTTAA
- a CDS encoding TonB-dependent receptor plug domain-containing protein has translation MKLIKNLFVFLIVLPASEVFADVSFRARIYSRSKSAGEANVSVRVSETKQFYTTDAEGYFEAVVPSEGNYTFRILRDTGMQEIRQEVGSGSETVLIYTDKSSSGGGIVKGGINVTGEREKQLMSRTKLRFEEIKRMPGTFGEPLRAIETIPGVVPVSSFGGGASNYVFRGADPNTNLYLYDDLPILYPFHFDGLTATINGNLIKSMDVYTGVLPSNFNNALGGVIEIESPDKVNRSSGNFLTSLWAASANYQTTFADGKGYILGAVKVGYIDKTFETLGNLSGGSLLPDGVRLPRYTDSQVKMVYNFNDQHQISFYSLTAKDDFSLNPPAKPQNDPTKDPLAAFAGGNISSGQGYRTQAFRYIWRPSEHFSNRITLISYDPFVDYNVSLGTIRGKQRGSGAYNGIRQDAYWDPNQHFTLEFGSEIRFLNYKTSGNTIQQTDPNNRDPNPYDTESPDFRTVPDTNRVQSKYYNAYATMKIKFGGLLIEPGARYDYIPYIKNGALGPRGQMSYKFEGIGKGTTVFGGAGEHYNFPLSTQFSEQSGNPHLKFQKAFKYGGGIDQQVTSEWQVKGEIFKQEFSNMIVDDPYITQLVGTNPDPYGKFTQPLILNKQLNYSNNGTGRSHGYELVVRKTAAPGTKDWFGWISYTWSQTFRNPNIYKPDGLMAPVVTGPEQRLLAQSYHNSKETLYDYDRTHIINVVFGWRFSQDWQFGARWSYLTSLPNTPIVGDDGGRFSNPANGQVIWIPQSANNPYTADYTNTKRLADYHRLDIRIDKFLNYEWGYVNTFLEIVNVYMRQNVSGEGFDVTRPYSATNPKPNQTFGTLTLPGGTVIPFFNIGIEVKF, from the coding sequence ATGAAACTCATAAAAAACTTATTTGTCTTTCTGATCGTCCTCCCCGCCTCCGAGGTTTTTGCGGATGTTTCATTTCGTGCAAGAATTTATTCCCGTAGTAAAAGCGCGGGAGAAGCGAACGTCTCGGTTCGCGTATCGGAAACCAAGCAATTCTACACTACGGATGCGGAGGGTTATTTCGAAGCCGTGGTTCCTTCCGAGGGAAATTATACATTTCGAATTTTAAGAGACACCGGGATGCAGGAAATTCGTCAGGAAGTCGGAAGTGGTTCCGAAACCGTTTTGATCTATACGGATAAATCCTCTTCCGGCGGAGGAATCGTTAAGGGCGGAATCAACGTAACCGGAGAAAGAGAAAAGCAACTCATGTCCCGTACCAAACTTCGGTTTGAAGAAATCAAAAGGATGCCCGGCACCTTCGGGGAACCGTTACGCGCCATTGAAACCATTCCGGGTGTGGTGCCGGTATCCTCGTTTGGGGGCGGTGCGAGCAATTATGTTTTTAGAGGGGCGGATCCGAACACGAATTTGTATTTGTATGACGACCTTCCGATTTTATATCCGTTCCACTTTGACGGTTTGACCGCTACGATCAACGGAAACCTGATCAAGTCTATGGACGTTTATACGGGGGTTCTTCCTTCCAATTTTAACAACGCGCTTGGAGGGGTGATTGAAATCGAATCTCCGGATAAGGTCAATCGGTCTTCGGGTAATTTTTTAACTTCTCTTTGGGCCGCTTCGGCAAACTATCAAACCACCTTTGCGGACGGAAAAGGATATATCCTCGGAGCCGTAAAAGTCGGTTATATCGATAAAACGTTTGAAACTCTTGGTAATCTTTCGGGAGGAAGTCTTCTTCCGGATGGAGTTCGTCTTCCGAGATATACGGATTCTCAGGTGAAGATGGTGTATAACTTTAACGATCAACATCAGATTTCTTTTTATTCTCTGACAGCAAAGGATGATTTTTCTTTGAATCCTCCTGCAAAACCGCAAAACGATCCGACTAAGGATCCCCTTGCCGCGTTTGCGGGTGGAAATATTTCTTCGGGTCAAGGATATCGTACTCAGGCTTTCCGTTATATCTGGAGACCTTCCGAACATTTCTCTAACAGAATTACTTTAATCAGTTATGATCCGTTCGTGGATTATAACGTATCCTTAGGTACGATTCGAGGAAAACAACGAGGAAGCGGAGCCTATAACGGGATCAGACAAGACGCCTATTGGGACCCGAATCAACATTTCACTTTGGAGTTTGGATCCGAGATTCGTTTTCTCAATTATAAAACGAGCGGAAATACGATTCAACAAACCGATCCGAACAATCGGGATCCGAACCCTTATGATACGGAGAGTCCGGACTTTAGAACCGTTCCGGATACGAATCGGGTTCAGAGTAAGTATTACAATGCGTATGCTACGATGAAAATTAAATTCGGTGGTTTATTGATCGAACCTGGCGCGAGATATGACTATATTCCGTATATTAAAAACGGAGCCTTGGGTCCGAGAGGACAAATGTCTTATAAGTTTGAAGGAATCGGAAAGGGAACGACGGTTTTTGGCGGCGCCGGCGAACACTATAATTTTCCTTTAAGCACACAATTTTCCGAACAAAGTGGAAATCCTCATCTTAAATTTCAAAAGGCTTTTAAATACGGAGGTGGGATTGATCAGCAGGTAACCTCCGAATGGCAAGTGAAAGGCGAGATTTTCAAACAAGAATTCTCCAACATGATCGTGGATGACCCGTATATTACGCAGCTTGTTGGTACCAATCCGGATCCATATGGTAAATTTACGCAGCCGCTGATTCTCAACAAACAGCTAAATTATTCCAATAACGGAACCGGTCGTTCCCATGGTTACGAACTCGTGGTTCGTAAAACGGCCGCTCCAGGAACTAAAGACTGGTTTGGTTGGATTTCATACACTTGGTCTCAAACATTCAGAAATCCTAATATATATAAACCGGACGGTTTGATGGCTCCTGTTGTGACAGGGCCGGAACAAAGACTTTTGGCTCAATCGTATCACAATTCAAAGGAAACTTTGTATGACTATGACAGAACGCATATCATCAACGTAGTATTCGGATGGAGATTCAGTCAGGACTGGCAATTTGGTGCGCGATGGTCGTATCTGACTTCTTTGCCAAACACTCCGATCGTCGGAGACGATGGAGGAAGATTTTCGAACCCTGCAAACGGTCAGGTAATTTGGATTCCTCAATCCGCGAACAATCCATATACCGCTGACTATACAAATACAAAACGTCTTGCGGATTACCATAGATTGGATATCCGTATTGATAAATTTTTAAACTATGAATGGGGTTATGTGAACACCTTTCTTGAGATAGTCAACGTCTACATGAGACAAAACGTTTCCGGTGAAGGTTTTGACGTTACGCGTCCTTATTCTGCTACGAATCCAAAACCGAACCAAACTTTTGGAACCCTGACATTGCCAGGTGGAACCGTAATTCCATTTTTCAATATAGGGATCGAGGTGAAGTTCTGA
- a CDS encoding energy transducer TonB codes for MLTTSEIKQRIVRFGLFRFCLIASFVLHTFTIGIYFIATYIPDSEISSDDLEAQDVEVDLEEIPPELIGGTSSPAPVEKQDWVEGSNQNADDPIDEDLNPNALSGNGTDKDGFLFSYNGDKPPTPIIDFDLRDFFPAQAKSAGIVSKQVVVIVQVDEQGNLQGSKVASGKAGFGFDEAAIRIVKMARWSPGYVQGRPTKMSHRVPIFFNLED; via the coding sequence ATGCTTACCACTTCGGAAATCAAACAGAGGATCGTCCGGTTCGGACTTTTTCGATTTTGTCTGATTGCGTCCTTTGTACTACATACTTTTACGATCGGCATTTATTTCATTGCTACGTATATCCCCGATTCTGAAATTTCCTCCGATGATTTGGAAGCACAGGATGTGGAAGTGGATCTGGAAGAAATTCCTCCCGAACTCATCGGAGGCACTTCTTCTCCTGCGCCAGTTGAAAAACAAGATTGGGTTGAAGGTTCCAATCAAAATGCGGATGATCCGATCGACGAAGATCTCAATCCGAACGCTCTTTCGGGAAATGGAACGGATAAAGACGGATTTTTATTTTCATACAACGGTGATAAACCACCCACTCCGATCATTGATTTTGATCTTCGAGATTTTTTTCCCGCTCAGGCGAAATCTGCCGGAATCGTATCCAAACAAGTCGTTGTCATCGTTCAGGTTGACGAGCAGGGAAATTTACAAGGTTCCAAAGTTGCATCGGGCAAAGCGGGATTTGGCTTTGACGAAGCTGCAATTAGAATCGTAAAGATGGCGCGTTGGAGTCCGGGGTATGTTCAAGGCCGTCCGACAAAGATGTCTCATCGAGTTCCCATCTTTTTTAACTTGGAAGACTAA
- a CDS encoding UTP--glucose-1-phosphate uridylyltransferase has product MDSIKVKSEELIRKKMISEGMSDAFIMDFLKKVDQVRNGETGMVRWEEVGDLNPSQDEISLEQIESETSPNPEILKNLVVIKLNGGLGTSMGLSGPKSLIPLKNGMSFLEIFAKQSSILQKKYNVSVPLILMDSFNTQKESQTELKRIGFSQKFETSFLQHKVPRLLKDQLTPISCKTPDDEWCPPGHGDIWISLLETGLLDNLISNGYKVAFVSNGDNLGATVHPGILQYMMKENLEFCMEMTPKTLADKKGGAIYRRIVQGKPENYQLLETAQVPPNHMSEFEGLGKFRTFSTNNLWIHLEALREKLLQGNFTLSLIVNPKNIDGKDILQLETAMGSAIRNFSRVKGIIIPRDRFAPVKKCEDYLVRRSDAYQLLENYSITMSEERKKSGLGEVLLSLDEKYYKKVQDFNRLFPEIPSLVRCTSLVVKGEVLFDRKIDIIGEVVIDNTSSTLKKISDLKLGTLETGKYSF; this is encoded by the coding sequence ATGGATTCGATAAAAGTCAAATCGGAAGAACTAATCCGAAAGAAGATGATTTCAGAGGGAATGTCCGATGCGTTTATCATGGATTTTCTTAAAAAAGTGGACCAGGTCCGTAACGGAGAAACCGGAATGGTTCGTTGGGAAGAAGTAGGCGATCTGAATCCTTCTCAAGACGAAATCTCTCTGGAACAGATCGAAAGCGAAACTTCCCCCAATCCTGAAATCCTAAAAAATCTCGTAGTCATCAAGCTAAACGGGGGACTCGGAACTTCCATGGGTCTTTCCGGTCCGAAATCCCTCATCCCATTGAAGAACGGAATGTCCTTTTTGGAAATTTTCGCGAAACAATCCTCGATCCTTCAAAAGAAGTATAACGTGTCCGTTCCGTTGATTCTTATGGATAGTTTTAATACTCAGAAAGAAAGTCAGACGGAGCTGAAACGGATCGGATTCAGTCAAAAATTTGAAACGTCTTTTTTACAACATAAAGTTCCGAGACTTTTAAAAGATCAGCTAACACCGATTTCATGTAAGACTCCTGATGATGAATGGTGTCCTCCCGGTCATGGAGACATTTGGATCTCCCTTTTGGAAACCGGGCTTTTGGACAATTTGATTTCGAACGGTTACAAGGTGGCTTTTGTTTCCAACGGGGACAATCTTGGGGCCACGGTACATCCGGGAATTCTCCAATATATGATGAAAGAGAATTTGGAATTTTGCATGGAGATGACACCGAAAACACTCGCCGACAAAAAAGGAGGCGCCATCTACAGAAGAATTGTCCAAGGCAAACCGGAAAACTATCAGTTGCTCGAAACAGCCCAGGTTCCTCCCAATCATATGTCAGAATTCGAAGGACTCGGAAAGTTTAGAACGTTTTCCACAAACAATCTCTGGATCCATTTAGAAGCTCTTCGAGAAAAACTTCTTCAAGGGAATTTTACACTCTCCCTGATCGTAAATCCTAAAAACATCGATGGGAAGGATATCCTACAACTCGAAACCGCAATGGGTTCCGCGATCCGCAATTTCAGCAGAGTCAAAGGAATCATCATTCCCAGAGATCGATTTGCACCGGTAAAAAAATGTGAAGACTATCTTGTGCGCAGATCCGATGCATATCAACTTTTAGAAAACTATTCGATTACTATGTCGGAGGAAAGAAAAAAGTCGGGATTGGGAGAGGTGCTACTCTCTCTTGATGAAAAATACTACAAAAAAGTTCAGGATTTTAATCGTCTTTTTCCAGAGATTCCTTCTTTAGTGCGTTGCACCTCGCTCGTCGTAAAAGGAGAGGTCCTCTTTGATCGGAAAATCGACATCATCGGAGAGGTTGTAATCGATAATACAAGCTCCACATTAAAAAAGATTTCCGATTTAAAGTTAGGAACTCTCGAAACGGGAAAATATTCCTTTTAG
- a CDS encoding alpha/beta hydrolase — MKKIISIVRTFFYLLSEILEFFVSLISSLIPSGVDPNLSRGDIYVVTGFLSGPFFYSKLCKALQLKGYQPRILKIPPFFLNTKNAIEKLANQMDLIPPKSVLIAHNTGGLLTLLLPDRSRQKIRGLVTLGTPFRGSHLFSVLPVSGLRYGSSYLQEFFKTFLFMDRFHPLAPFKEFVFFPASSSIYGEERDLWFDIPGNYNQVRKGENIRTILEFLVFHYPSAAVRESKKAVSILSESGKKQKSKGSSRKTGFTKKSNSQKPIVKSKKKIISKPTPKNSKIVSKKSVAKKKKTRR, encoded by the coding sequence ATGAAAAAAATCATTTCTATCGTCCGAACCTTTTTCTATTTGCTCTCGGAAATTTTAGAATTCTTTGTATCCCTAATCTCTTCGTTGATTCCGTCGGGTGTCGATCCCAACCTTTCGCGAGGTGATATCTACGTCGTCACCGGATTTCTTTCCGGCCCTTTCTTTTACTCCAAACTTTGCAAAGCTTTGCAATTGAAAGGATATCAACCTCGAATTTTGAAAATTCCCCCGTTTTTTCTAAACACAAAAAATGCGATCGAGAAGTTGGCAAATCAGATGGATTTGATTCCTCCGAAATCCGTTTTGATAGCGCACAATACCGGGGGGCTGCTGACTCTTCTTCTTCCGGATCGGAGTCGTCAGAAAATCAGAGGACTCGTGACTCTGGGAACCCCCTTTCGAGGAAGCCATTTGTTCTCCGTTCTTCCTGTGTCCGGCTTGCGTTATGGATCTTCTTACTTACAGGAATTTTTTAAAACATTCTTATTTATGGACCGGTTTCATCCTCTGGCTCCGTTTAAGGAATTCGTATTTTTTCCCGCCTCCTCTTCGATTTATGGCGAAGAAAGGGATCTATGGTTTGATATCCCGGGAAATTACAACCAGGTTCGCAAGGGTGAGAATATTCGCACGATCTTAGAATTTCTTGTGTTTCATTATCCGAGCGCGGCGGTAAGAGAATCGAAAAAAGCGGTATCGATACTTTCGGAATCGGGAAAAAAACAGAAGTCAAAAGGGAGCTCGAGAAAAACAGGATTCACTAAAAAATCGAATTCTCAAAAACCGATCGTAAAATCTAAAAAGAAGATAATTTCAAAGCCTACTCCGAAAAACTCGAAGATCGTTTCCAAAAAGTCGGTTGCAAAGAAAAAAAAGACAAGACGTTAG
- a CDS encoding FlgO family outer membrane protein: MKRSILILLLLSFVSCATSGRLGKKDLPKTLATVLQEVSASLKKQIQTNKAGSFSDKKNVLKLAVFPLLNDSGQVTVLGATISSQLLSQIGEPGKIVLVEKLQLGRLIDEQTFQKSGLVLSDKTLEIGKLSGVDLILLGTVQFNDQSFLLQTRIVSLQSGEIFALSESIFDSDDTLYNQYRTLNER, encoded by the coding sequence ATGAAACGTTCCATTTTGATCCTTTTACTTTTGTCTTTTGTATCCTGCGCTACCTCCGGACGTCTTGGAAAAAAAGATCTGCCGAAAACGCTCGCAACAGTTTTACAAGAAGTCTCTGCTTCTCTTAAAAAACAGATTCAAACAAACAAAGCGGGTTCTTTTTCGGATAAAAAGAATGTTCTAAAACTCGCGGTTTTTCCGTTACTAAACGATAGCGGACAAGTGACCGTTTTGGGAGCGACAATTTCAAGCCAACTTTTATCGCAAATCGGGGAACCGGGTAAAATCGTTTTGGTGGAAAAATTACAGTTGGGTCGGCTTATCGACGAACAAACGTTTCAAAAATCGGGACTTGTGCTTTCCGATAAAACATTAGAAATCGGCAAACTATCCGGAGTGGATTTGATTCTTTTGGGTACAGTTCAGTTTAATGATCAATCTTTTTTACTACAGACACGAATCGTTTCCCTGCAATCGGGAGAAATCTTCGCACTGTCCGAATCCATCTTTGACTCGGACGACACTCTTTACAATCAATACCGCACGTTAAACGAACGTTAA
- a CDS encoding ExbD/TolR family protein codes for MAGAAPSGDGDEIGNINITPMVDVILVLLVIFMVTANFLKKESININLPKVEAADPNVAQSVQVALTKDGKILLEGADITVEKLKAQLERDSKIRPNMRLTLSADSSLPYGRIAETMGVIRKAGVTKIALSVKR; via the coding sequence ATGGCAGGAGCAGCTCCATCCGGCGACGGAGATGAAATAGGCAATATCAATATCACTCCCATGGTGGATGTGATCCTGGTGCTTTTAGTGATCTTTATGGTCACTGCAAACTTTCTTAAAAAGGAATCCATCAATATCAATCTTCCGAAGGTAGAAGCCGCGGATCCGAACGTAGCTCAATCGGTTCAGGTTGCCTTAACTAAGGACGGGAAAATTCTTTTGGAAGGAGCGGATATCACCGTCGAAAAATTGAAGGCTCAGCTTGAAAGAGATTCTAAGATCAGACCGAATATGCGTCTGACTCTTTCTGCGGATTCCTCTTTACCATATGGAAGAATTGCGGAAACGATGGGTGTGATTCGTAAAGCCGGTGTTACAAAGATCGCTCTTTCTGTAAAACGTTAG